A genomic segment from Aspergillus puulaauensis MK2 DNA, chromosome 1, nearly complete sequence encodes:
- a CDS encoding type I polyketide synthase (COG:Q;~EggNog:ENOG410Q1BW;~InterPro:IPR016036,IPR016035,IPR016039,IPR042104, IPR014030,IPR011032,IPR013968,IPR013154,IPR001227, IPR032821,IPR014031,IPR014043,IPR020806,IPR020807, IPR020843,IPR020841,IPR009081,IPR029063,IPR036736, IPR036291,IPR013217;~PFAM:PF16197,PF00109,PF08659,PF00550,PF13489, PF08240,PF02801,PF00698,PF13649,PF13602,PF14765,PF00107, PF00106,PF08242,PF08241;~SMCOG1093:Beta-ketoacyl synthase;~antiSMASH:Cluster_1.8;~go_function: GO:0016491 - oxidoreductase activity [Evidence IEA];~go_function: GO:0016740 - transferase activity [Evidence IEA];~go_function: GO:0016746 - transferase activity, transferring acyl groups [Evidence IEA];~go_function: GO:0031177 - phosphopantetheine binding [Evidence IEA];~go_process: GO:0055114 - oxidation-reduction process [Evidence IEA]), producing the protein MNGFSNGTGHSYTNGHTNGTNDYTHANEHGPGNGLNDDPYPESVPVAICSMAMRLPAGIRDDEALYKFLVNKGDARSVTPADRYNVDAYYNPDGKHGTVITKHGYFLSDVDFAHFDHSMFTAAAAEAELMDPNQRLVLEVVREVLERAGENWRGKPIGTYVGMFTEDWQEMHHKDSNFFHPYLMMGTLDFALANRISYEYDLRGPSVMYKTACSSAGVGLHEALEAIRRGTISSAVVAGTNLILAPGLTVSMSLLMALSPEGSSKSFDAAADGYARGEAVTALYIKRLDDAIRDGNPIRAVIRSSAAGADGRSRGGMANPNPDAHEAIIRRAYAAASLDMSQTAMVEAHGTGTPVGDPIEVEAIARCFGKEGAYLGAVKPNLGHSEGAAAITSVMKAVLSLENRTIIPNIKFHNPNPAISWDKNKLVVPVEATAWPAGRAERMSIGSYGIGGSNAHFIIDSAASFNLGVARTIPPAVQEPRQPPALLLFSAGRPEALKNMSKQHADYLSKHPKRLADVAYNLAERRERLKYRAFSVITEGTEQLDDPVAVTSQGIEQAAFVFTGQGAQWVKMGRQLMADYPPFLANIQSMDQALQGLGEDAPSWSIEDILFSCDDQTVLAKAELSQPLCTAIQIAVVDILATWGVAPSAVVGHSSGEIAAAYAAGALSKGDALFAAYYRGFVCKLPTRDGGMAAIGLGKDAVLPFVLPVAGVRIACENSASGVTLSGDSEALQRVMDGIKGQHGEVFTRKLSVEMAYHSEHMEDVGDKYRELLSNHLVSRPPTIPFYSSVYGGTVLSNSSDFGPSYWQDNLESPVLFHTAVKALLQESPRMVHVEVGPHHALRGPLRQIYQETGISVQHIPTLSRGENDTRALLSTIGQLYTAGLSVKHPSEPGQFHRVLSDLPPYPWQYDRAYWAETRVMHNWRFRKHAPHDLLGTRTLDSTDIAPTWRNEIRVGDVSWLKDHCVGNDIVFPAAGYIAMAGEAACQLGESTSKSHDYTVKEVELRRALVLQTEGSKEMVTTLRPQKLTASLNSDWYEFSIVSYDNSTWNTHCFGLVRRGRASRPPQDPKKIPEPLPRKVSASRWYTTLSRVGLNYGPRFIGLKNITAGISERSAVSDITDNPGDQSESSYPLHPTTLDIMLQSWTVAAFQGIYGAFNKSFLPTFIKEMYVGAGSGQDIRVKTATSSQTAAAGREGVEGQAYGVIGENGQNVFVLKGFRGTPLPSEEDEPELTALQLQWKPDVSFLDAAKLTRPTYDFREQIALAERLYVLCALESYRSLKSVESTQPHFEKYRKWMKSQIPRFELPGYPLVDTVDMVNMTSEERRQHIPELLKECKEAGVGAMAEAVWRTYDQVVNVFEGKTDFLDLLIHDGTLAGIYDWMHNIWDVSEFFQLLGHAQPQIRILEIGAGTGGLTAKILKQLQSEFGERLYFQYTFTDVSSGFFVAAQERFKDYSGMEYKVLDISKEPVSQGFKAGEYDLIIASNVLHATPVLHETLCNVRTLLSSQGRLFLQELSPVTSSMVYIMGLFVGWWLGEADGRTEAPYLPAEAWDEKLRAAGFNGCEAVTFDNDRPFHVNANIISRPAVDFESQADITLLSGPFRVHPLAVEVEELLQEQGYRTKHHQWGNDGELLPEQDLISFVDLDRPLLNNPGDADWDHFIKAIETLQQTVVLWLTNPAQVNSKDPHAAMILGMARTIRSELAMPLATMEMEDWNLPGAAKAVLNVMKKVQQGKDDMTGNLDSDLEYAWVDGEVHVGRFHWYTVPNALRNTAPSPPDTKALLIQKRGLLQSLYWSGQPLPTLADDDVQISVKAVGLNFTDVLIAMGLVHGVDALGNGFDTFGLEGAGYVSKIGANIDHVQVGDRVVILGTSSTGLATQVQRPGRFTLRIPNRLSFEDAATMPSVYVTVLLGLVDKAQLEKGQSILIHAAAGGIGIAAIHVARWIGAEIYCTVGSTEKAEFLMREFRIPRDHIFHSRDTSFYDDLMVATDGAGVDCVLNSVSGELLHATWECVAANGCMVEIGKRDMIGRAQLALDKFEDNRTFFGIDVSRHVGLRRATGGRLMELMLDLYIKGHIKPIHPATVFDATEVEDAFRYMQQGTHTGKIVVRFPENEESLPWTPAIPQPKFCGDRSYLLVGGMGGLGRSIATWMATHGAKNIIFLSRSAGKGEDDPAFIEELGLMGCNVQAFAGDVADEILVNQIVATAALPIAGVMQMAMILRDIGILDMDLETYQAVIRPRVQGTWNLHNALLNQPLDFFVLFSSVCGMVGYYGQANYAASNSFMDAFVQYRHDRGLAASVLDIGAVDDVGYISRTPAAKDTMLAMSGRLISENDFLDGLHLTISRSAARSVMPRSLVGTKGVQFHNPSQITQALECRLPIMDPQNNMIWKRDPRMAIYRNIETVATDGAATTSGMAPFLAIMAESPGKLEQPDAIDFLAGQVRDRVAKFLMRREDEEPLDIGLTLAAAGVDSLVAIELRNWWKQNLGVDVSVLELMNGGSIQRLGELAAKRLLGRFTKV; encoded by the exons ATGAACGGTTTCAGCAATGGCACAGGCCACTCTTATACCAATGGACATACCAACGGTACCAACGACTATACGCATGCCAACGAGCACGGACCAGGTAATGGTCTCAACGATGATCCGTATCCTGAGTCTGTTCCAGTGGCGATATGCAGCATGGCCATGCGGCTGCCGGCAGGAATCCGCGACGATGAGGCACTCTACAAGTTCCTGGTGAACAAGGGAGATGCCCGATCCGTTACGCCTGCGGATCGTTACAATGTTGATGCATACTATAACCCAGATGGGAAGCATGGAACCGTCATAACCAAACACGGCTATTTTCTCAGTGATGTCGATTTTGCGCATTTTGATCATTCCATGTTCACAGCCGCTGCGGCGGAAGCCGAACTCATGGACCCGAATCAGAGGCTCGTTCTTGAGGTTGTTCGAGAAGTATTGGAGAGGGCTGGCGAGAACTGGCGTGGTAAGCCAATTGGGACCTATGTTGGTATGTTCACAGAGGATTGGCAGGAGATGCACCACAAGGACAGTAACTTCTTTCACCCGTATCTTATGATGGGAACGCTGGACTTTGCGCTGGCGAATCGCATTTCATACGAATATGATCTCCGAGGTCCTAG CGTCATGTACAAGACGGCTTGCTCTTCAGCCGGAGTCGGTCTCCATGAGGCATTGGAGGCCATTCGACGAGGAACCATTTCATCAGCTGTCGTAGCCGGGACGAATCTGATCTTGGCTCCAGGACTAACGGTATCTATGAGTTTGCTTATGGCTCTTTCCCCCGAGGGTTCATCAAAGTCCTTTGATGCCGCTGCAGATGGATATGCTCGAGGAGAAGCGGTTACTGCTTTGTACATCAAACGGCTGGACGACGCAATCCGTGATGGCAACCCTATTCGAGCGGTCATCCGCTCTTCAGCggctggtgctgatggcCGGTCACGAGGTGGGATGGCAAATCCGAACCCAGATGCTCATGAAGCTATTATCAGAAGGGCGTACGCTGCTGCTAGCCTTGACATGTCGCAGACTGCCATGGTGGAAGCCCATGGCACTGGCACACCGGTTGGAGACCCGATCGAGGTAGAGGCTATTGCGCGCTGTTTTGGAAAAGAGGGTGCGTATCTAGGCGCGGTGAAGCCAAACCTGGGACATAGTGAAGGGGCCGCGGCTATTACCAGCGTTATGAAAGCTGTGCTTTCTCTGGAAAATCGAACTATCATTCCGAATATCAAGTTCCACAACCCAAACCCTGCGA TTTCATGGGACAAAAACAAACTGGTTGTTCCTGTGGAAGCAACCGCGTGGCCGGCGGGACGGGCCGAGCGCATGAGCATAGGCTCGTATGGAATAGGCGGCTCGAATGCACAT ttCATCATCGACTCTGCCGCGTCATTCAACTTGGGAGTAGCCAGGACCATACCGCCTGCGGTCCAAGAACCAAGGCAGCCACCGGCCTTATTATTGTTCTCAGCAGGACGCCCAGAGGCCCTCAAGAACATGAGTAAACAGCACGCGGATTACCTCTCAAAACACCCGAAGAGACTGGCAGATGTTGCTTATAATTTGGCAGAGAGACGTGAACGTCTCAAGTATAGAGCCTTCTCTGTCATCACAGAAGGTACGGAGCAGTTGGACGATCCTGTGGCAGTCACTTCCCAGGGAATCGAGCAAGCTGCGTTCGTCTTTACAGGGCAGGGCGCTCAATG GGTAAAAATGGGCCGACAATTGATGGCTGACTACCCTCCATTTTTGGCAAACATTCAATCAATGGATCAGGCACTTCAGGGGCTCGGCGAAGATGCACCATCCTGGTCAATTGAAG ATATACTCTTCTCGTGCGATGACCAGACAGTTCTGGCTAAAGCTGAACTATCGCAGCCACTATGCACGGCTATTCAAATTGCGGTCGTCGATATCCTAGCTACGTGGGGGGTTGCTCCCTCCGCTGTTGTTGGACACTCAAGTGGTGAGATTGCTGCAGCATACGCCGCCGGTGCTTTGTCGAAGGGTGACGCTTTGTTTGCTGCCTATTACCGAGGATTTGTTTGCAAGCTCCCTACTAGAGATGGGGGGATGGCAGCTATTGGCCTGGGAAAGGATGCAGTCCTGCCTTTCGTGCTGCCTGTGGCCGGCGTGAGAATTGCCTGTGAAAATAGTGCTTCTGGTGTTACATTATCGGGGGACTCAGAAGCCCTCCAGCGGGTCATGGATGGGATCAAGGGCCAGCATGGCGAGGTATTTACGCGGAAGCTTTCAGTTGAGATGGCCTACCATTCGG AACATATGGAAGATGTGGGCGACAAATATCGGGAGCTCCTCTCCAATCATCTTGTCTCACGGCCACCCACGATTCCGTTTTACTCTAGCGTATATGGCGGCACGGTCCTGTCGAACTCATCTGACTTTGGTCCAAGCTATTGGCAAGATAATCTTGAGAGCCCTGTCCTCTTTCATACCGCAGTCAAGGCTCTGCTTCAGGAATCACCCCGGATGGTCCACGTAGAAGTCGGACCGCACCATGCCCTACGCGGGCCACTGCGTCAAATTTATCAGGAGACTGGCATCTCAGTGCAGCATATCCCCACTCTATCTCGAGGTGAAAATGATACTCGAGCTCTCTTGTCCACAATCGGTCAGCTCTATACAGCTGGGCTGTCTGTTAAACACCCTTCAGAGCCCGGTCAGTTCCATCGTGTGCTGTCAGATCTTCCTCCATATCCGTGGCAGTATGATCGGGCATACTGGGCAGAAACGCGAGTCATGCACAATTGGAGATTCCGCAAGCATGCACCCCATGACCTTCTGGGCACACGGACCCTTGACTCAACCGATATCGCTCCAACCTGGCGCAATGAGATCCGCGTTGGCGATGTCTCTTGGCTGAAGGACCACTGCGTGGGAAATGACATCGTCTTTCCCGCGGCGGGATACATTGCCATGGCTGGCGAGGCGGCTTGTCAGCTCGGTGAATCAACCAGCAAATCCCATGACTATACAGTCAAAGAGGTTGAGCTGCGCAGAGCTTTAGTCCTCCAGACCGAAGGTTCGAAAGAGATGGTCACAACCTTGCGACCCCAGAAGCTCACAGCATCTCTCAACAGCGACTGGTATGAATTTTCCATAGTCTCTTATGATAATTCCACATGGAATACGCACTGCTTTGGCCTGGTCCGCCGCGGGCGTGCATCGAGACCCCCGCAAGACCCGAAGAAAATCCCAGAACCACTACCGAGAAAAGTGTCGGCTAGTCGATGGTACACAACTCTCAGTCGTGTTGGTCTCAATTATGGTCCTCGATTTATAGGGCTAAAGAACATCACTGCTGGGATATCAGAGAGAAGCGCAGTATCAGACATCACAGATAACCCAGGTGACCAGTCCGAGTCATCTTACCCTCTCCATCCAACCACGCTAGACATCATGCTTCAATCATGGACCGTGGCCGCTTTTCAGGGGATCTATGGCGCCTTTAACAAATCTTTCTTGCCCAcatttattaaagaaatgTACGTTGGTGCCGGTTCTGGGCAGGACATTCGCGTCAAGACAGCAACTTCCAGTCAAACTGCCGCCGCAGGGCGGGAAGGAGTCGAAGGACAAGCGTACGGGGTTATTGGCGAGAATGGACAGaacgtcttcgtcctcaagGGTTTCCGGGGAACTCCGCTTCCctcagaagaagatgagCCCGAACTCACAGCTCTGCAATTGCAATGGAAGCCGGATGTCTCATTCCTTGATGCAGCCAAGCTCACTCGTCCCACGTACGATTTCCGGGAACAAATAGCCTTGGCTGAAAGACTTTACGTCCTCTGCGCTTTGGAGTCCTATCGGAGTCTCAAAAGCGTGGAATCTACCCAGCCTCATTTTGAGAAATATCGAAAGTGGATGAAGTCCCAGATTCCCCGCTTCGAACTACCAGGGTATCCGCTTGTTGACACCGTTGACATGGTGAATATGACATCCGAAGAGCGCCGACAACATATCCCAGAGCTCCTTAAAGAGTGCAAGGAAGCTGGTGTTGGTGCCATGGCGGAAGCTGTGTGGCGTACGTACGACCAAGTTGTCAATGTATTCGAAGGAAAGACCGATTTCCTGGACCTACTGATCCACGATGGGACGCTTGCAGGTATTTATGACTGGATGCACAACATCTGGGATGTAAGCGAGTTCTTCCAGTTGCTTGGCCATGCGCAACCTCAAATCCGGATTCTTGAGATTGGCGCCGGTACAGGGGGGCTCACGGCCAAGATCCTCAAGCAGCTTCAATCCGAATTCGGCGAGAGACTATACTTCCAATATACTTTTACTGATGTCTCCTCTGGTTTCTTTGTTGCCGCTCAAGAACGCTTCAAGGATTATTCTGGGATGGAGTACAAGGTCCTTGACATCTCAAAGGAGCCTGTCTCTCAAGGTTTCAAGGCCGGGGAATACGATCTTATCATTGCGTCAAAT GTCCTCCACGCGACACCCGTCCTGCATGAAACGCTATGCAATGTTCGAACGCTCTTGAGTAGTCAGGGCCGGTTATTCTTACAAGAGCTGTCTCCAG TAACAAGCAGTATGGTGTATATAATGGGCCTGTTCGTTGGTTGGTGGCTGGGAGAAGCCGATGGCCGCACCGAAGCCCCATATTTACCTGCTGAAGCATGGGACGAGAAGCTCCGCGCCGCGGGCTTCAATGGGTGTGAGGCAGTGACATTTGATAATGATCGTCCGTTCCATGTGAATGCGAATATTATCTCGAGACCGGCAGTGGACTTTGAGTCTCAGGCAGATATCACCCTGCTCTCGGGTCCATTTAGAGTCCACCCACTAGCTGTGGAAGTCGAAGAACTACTGCAAGAACAGGGATATCGCACCAAACATCACCAATGGGGCAACGATGGAGAGTTACTTCCTGAGCAGGATCTAATCTCTTTCGTCGATCTCGACCGCCCCCTTCTTAATAACCCAGGAGACGCGGACTGGGATCACTTCATCAAAGCCATCGAAACGCTGCAACAAACCGTGGTTTTGTGGCTCACGAACCCGGCCCAAGTCAATTCAAAGGACCCTCATGCTGCCATGATCTTAGGAATGGCCCGAACCATTCGATCTGAACTGGCCATGCCATTGGCAACtatggagatggaggattgGAACCTCCCGGGAGCGGCCAAGGCAGTGTTGAATGTCATGAAGAAGGTTCAGCAAGGCAAGGACGACATGACTGGCAATCTTGATTCGGACCTGGAATACGCctgggtggatggggaggtgcACGTTGGACGTTTCCACTGGTACACTGTACCGAACGCCCTACGAAACACTGCGCCATCGCCACCAGATACCAAGGCACTCTTAATACAAAAGCGAGGGCTATTACAATCCCTGTATTGGTCCGGTCAACCTCTTCCAACCCTCGCAGACGATGATGTGCAGATTTCTGTCAAGGCTGTCGGTCTTAATTTCACCGACGTGCTCATTGCCATGGGTCTGGTACATGGTGTCGACGCCCTTGGTAACGGCTTTGACACGTTTGGATTGGAAGGTGCCGGGTACGTTAGCAAGATCGGAGCTAACATTGACCACGTCCAAGTCGGGGATCGCGTCGTGATTCTTGGAACCAGCTCTACTGGCCTGGCGACGCAGGTGCAAAGGCCTGGTCGTTTTACGTTGCGCATTCCCAACAGGCTCAGCTTCGAAGATGCTGCCACTATGCCATCCGTGTATGTTACGGTGCTCCTGGGCTTGGTAGACAAGGcacagctggagaagggtcAGTCCATCCTGATCCACGCGGCAGCAGGGGGTATAGGAATAGCGGCTATCCATGTTGCTCGCTGGATCGGAGCTGAAATCTACTGTACTGTGGGATCGACGGAGAAGGCAGAGTTCCTTATGCGCGAATTCAGGATCCCGCGCGATCACATCTTCCACTCGCGAGACACCAGCTTCTATGACGATCTCATGGTTGCCACAGACGGTGCTGGTGTGGACTGTGTACTGAACTCGGTTTCAGGTGAACTTTTACACGCGACCTGGGAGTGCGTTGCCGCAAATGGATGTATGGTAGAGATTGGTAAGCGTGACATGATCGGCCGCGCCCAACTTGCTCTAGACAAATTTGAGGATAACAGGACGTTCTTCGGGATCGATGTTTCCCGGCATGTTGGGCTGCGAAGGGCGACGGGTGGCCGACTAATGGAACTGATGCTTGATCTATACATCAAAGGTCACATCAAGCCAATCCATCCAGCAACCGTCTTTGATGCGACGGAAGTCGAAGATGCCTTCAGATACATGCAACAAGGCACACATACTGGCAAAATTGTGGTCAGGTTCCCTGAAAATGAAGAAAGCCTCCCGTGGACCCCAGCTATTCCTCAACCAAAATTCTGTGGCGATCGATCCTATCTGCTTGTTGGCGGCATGGGAGGACTTGGACGATCAATTGCCACGTGGATGGCCACTCATGGTGCCAAGAACATCATTTTCCTCTCTCGATCCGCGGGTAAAGGAGAAGACGATCCTGCCTTCATTGAagagttggggttgatgggcTGTAATGTGCAAGCATTTGCCGGCGACGTGGCCGATGAAATTTTGGTAAACCAAATAGTAGCCACGGCCGCCTTGCCAATCGCTGGAGTGATGCAAATGGCAATGATCCTGCGCGACATTGGTATCCTCGATATGGACTTGGAAACTTACCAAGCAGTCATCCGACCAAGAGTGCAAGGTACCTGGAATCTGCACAATGCACTGTTAAATCAGCCCCTGGACTTTTTTGTCCTATTCTCGTCCGTCTGTGGAATGGTTGGATATTATGGTCAAGCAAATTATGCTGCATCAAACTCTTTTATGGACGCCTTTGTTCAGTATCGCCATGACCGTGGTTTGGCGGCATCAGTTCTGGATATAGGAGCAGTGGACGATGTGGGATACATCAGTCGCACCCCGGCCGCCAAGGATACGATGCTAGCCATGTCGGGTCGCCTCATCTCAGAAAATGATTTTCTGGATGGCTTGCATCTTACCATTTCTCGATCAGCTGCGCGGTCTGTTATGCCTAGGAGTCTTGTAGGCACGAAGGGCGTCCAGTTTCACAATCCAAGCCAGATTACACAAGCCCTGGAATGTCGGCTACCAATCATGGACCCGCAGAATAACATGATATGGAAACGAGACCCTCGAATGGCTATATACCGCAACATTGAAACAGTAGCAACAGACGGCGCTGCAACCACAAGTGGCATGGCTCCATTCCTCGCAATAATGGCTGAGAGTCCAGGCAAGTTAGAGCAACCGGACGCAATTGACTTCCTTGCTGGCCAAGTCCGGGATCGCGTGGCAAAATTTCTTATGcgaagagaagatgaggagccATTAGATATAGGTTTAACGCTAGCCGCAGCAGGAGTAGACTCGTTGGTGGCCATAGAATTGAGGAACTGGTGGAAGCAGAACCTGGGCGTTGATGTATCGGTATTAGAGCTCATGAATGGGGGGAGCATCCAGCGATTAGGGGAACTGGCGGCCAAGCGACTTCTCGGACGATTCACCAAGGTGTGA
- a CDS encoding putative polyketide synthase (COG:I;~EggNog:ENOG410PPX0;~InterPro:IPR029058,IPR013094;~MEROPS:MER0042911;~antiSMASH:Cluster_1.8;~go_function: GO:0016787 - hydrolase activity [Evidence IEA]) → MLSRLAPFTRIDLPFRTIEGVPLEATVLIPKIILDSPGGYGKKHPVMVRWHGGGFIVGHRMYEPWFAQWLLDLALDHEAIIITPDYRLLPESNGADILSDVAHFWRWIRTLPRYMEHNSLPRLDLSNILCCGESSGGFISVYCAFHLDSMLQQPGDLLSSDSKEKPEQNVQIKAVISISAPLDATAPEYKIPRPRVFMGRSPPPPREALGKIRAYIKGMPRGSIRTGCEPTSDMWELLLCIAQQAHLPRLLGVGAGGGKPISEGIIEALDKGGHKMAPIWVVHGINDTMVWLAFQVKFRYIH, encoded by the coding sequence ATGCTGTCTCGGCTTGCACCGTTCACTCGTATCGACCTCCCATTCCGCACCATAGAAGGGGTCCCCCTTGAGGCCACTGTTCTGATTCCAAAGATCATATTGGATTCGCCTGGAGGGTATGGGAAGAAACACCCAGTGATGGTTCGTTGGCATGGTGGCGGCTTCATCGTTGGGCACCGAATGTACGAGCCCTGGTTCGCGCAGTGGTTACTAGACTTGGCCCTCGATCACGaagccatcatcatcaccccaGACTACCGACTGCTGCCAGAGTCAAATGGAGCCGACATACTCAGCGACGTGGCGCACTTTTGGAGATGGATACGGACTCTTCCGCGGTACATGGAACACAATTCCCTACCGCGACTGGATCTCAGCAATATTTTGTGCTGCGGCGAAAGCTCTGGTGGCTTCATCTCGGTTTACTGTGCCTTCCATCTGGACTCCATGCTGCAGCAACCGGGCGATCTACTGAGCTCCGATAGTAAGGAAAAGCCAGAGCAAAATGTGCAGATCAAGGCGGTTATATCTATTTCTGCTCCGTTGGATGCCACAGCTCCGGAATACAAGATCCCCCGACCACGGGTTTTCATGGGTAGAAGCCCTCCACCGCCGCGGGAGGCTTTGGGGAAGATCCGCGCGTACATCAAGGGAATGCCTCGAGGAAGCATCCGGACGGGATGCGAGCCCACCTCTGATATGTGGGAACTGTTATTGTGCATTGCACAGCAAGCACATTTGCCTCGCTTGCTTGGGgtaggagctggaggaggcaaACCAATTTCCGAAGGCATCATCGAAGCGCTAGACAAGGGTGGTCACAAGATGGCACCCATATGGGTTGTACATGGAATAAACGACACCATGGTATGGCTAGCTTTCCAAGTCAAATTCCGGTATATCCATTGA